A window of the Ipomoea triloba cultivar NCNSP0323 chromosome 14, ASM357664v1 genome harbors these coding sequences:
- the LOC116003600 gene encoding 40S ribosomal protein S2-3-like, with the protein MAERGGFGRGFGGRGRGGDRGGRGRGGRRGRRDTEEEKWVPVTKLGRLVKEGKIRSLEQIYLHSLPIKEYQIIDTLVGPSLKDEVMKIMPVQKQTRAGQRTRFKAFVVVGDGNGHVGLGVKCSKEVATAIRGAIILAKLSVVPVRRGYWGNKIGKPHTVPCKVTGKCGSVTVRMVPAPRGAGIVAARVPKKVLQFAGIEDVFTSSRGSTKTLGNFVKATFDCLMKTYGFLTPDFWKETRFIKSPFEEYTDILAKPTTKFVQIEEVAEKVDA; encoded by the exons ATGGCTGAGAGAGGAGGATTTGGGCGCGGTTTTGGGGGACGAGGGCGTGGGGGAGACCGTGGAGGAAGAGGCCGCGGTGGACGCCGAGGTCGCCGTGACACGGAGGAGGAGAAGTGGGTTCCGGTGACCAAGCTGGGACGTCTTGTGAAGGAAGGCAAGATACGATCTCTAGAGCAGATCTACCTCCACTCTCTCCCCATTAAGGAGTATCAAATCATCGATACTCTTGTCGGGCCATCTCTCAAGGATGAGGTCATGAAAATCATGCCTGTCCAGAAACAGACTCGGGCAGGGCAGAGGACCCGATTCAAGGCATTCGTGGTCGTCGGTGACGGCAATGGCCATGTCGGTCTCGGCGTGAAGTGCTCCAAGGAAGTCGCCACTGCGATTCGCGGCGCCATTATATTGGCTAAGCTGTCCGTGGTTCCCGTGAGGAGAGGTTACTGGGGGAATAAGATTGGGAAGCCTCACACCGTGCCTTGCAAGGTCACCGGAAAGTGCGGTTCAGTCACCGTTCGGATGGTCCCGGCTCCCCGTGGTGCTGGAATTGTTGCTGCTAGGGTTCCTAAAAAGGTGCTCCAGTTTGCTGGTATTGAGGATGTCTTCACCTCTTCCCGTGGCTCTACTAAGACCCTTGGAAACTTTGTTAAG GCAACATTTGATTGTCTTATGAAGACATATGGGTTCCTTACGCCAGACTTTTGGAAGGAGACTCGCTTCATAAAATCTCCATTCGAAGAGTATACAGATATCTTAGCCAAGCCAACCACCAAGTTTGTCCAAATTGAGGAGGTTGCTGAAAAGGTTGATGCATAA
- the LOC116005088 gene encoding equilibrative nucleotide transporter 1: MGVTTSPTAACDGDSESTALLNPKAPKDSFHLGYIIYFTLGTGYLLPWNAFVTAVDYFSYLYPDASVDRVFAVVYMVVGLICLLLIIAFAHKSSSFVRINVGLALFVVALLAVPLMDVFYVKGSVGVLGGYYLTVGMVGLCGLADGLVQSGVIGAAGELPDRYMQAVVAGTAASGILVSLLRILTKAVYPQDADGLRKSSNLYFIVSIAVMVLCIVFYNVAHKLPVIQYYNDLKAQAVNEEKEEKGNLSTKLWIATLWDIIGTIKWYGFGILIIYVVTLSIFPGYITEDVHSQILDDWYPILLITGYNVFDLVGKSLTALYAIGKAKVAIAACFARLLFLPLFYGCLHGPEFFRTEIPVTILTCLLGLTNGYLTSVLFILAPKTVQLQHAETAGIVVVLFLVIGLAAGSVLSWFWVI, encoded by the exons ATGGGTGTTACCACCAGCCCCACCGCCGCGTGCGACGGCGATTCAGAATCAACGGCTCTGCTAAATCCCAAGGCTCCCAAAGATTCCTTCCACTTGGGTTACATCATCTACTTCACCCTCGGCACTGGCTATCTCCTCCCATGGAACGCATTTGTTACAGCCGTGGATTACTTCTCCTACCTCTACCCGGACGCATCCGTGGACCGGGTCTTCGCCGTGGTGTATATGGTGGTGGGCTTGATTTGCTTGCTGCTCATTATAGCCTTCGCGCATAAATCGAGCTCCTTTGTGAGGATCAACGTGGGCCTGGCTCTATTTGTGGTGGCTCTGCTCGCGGTTCCGTTGATGGATGTTTTCTATGTGAAGGGGAGCGTTGGGGTCTTAGGGGGGTACTATTTAACTGTGGGGATGGTGGGGCTTTGTGGGCTTGCGGATGGGTTGGTTCAGAGCGGAGTAATTGGAGCCGCCGGAGAGTTGCCTGACCGGTACATGCAGGCCGTCGTTGCCGGCACTGCTGCTTCTG GCATCCTTGTTTCTCTGCTAAGAATTTTGACTAAAGCTGTGTATCCACAAGATGCTGATGGACTGAGAAAAAGCTCAAATCTTTATTTCATTGTCAGCATTGCTGTGATGGTATTGTGCATTGTTTTTTACAATGTGGCACATAAACTCCCAGTGATTCAATACTACAATGACCTTAAAGCTCAGGCAGTGAAtgaggagaaagaagagaagggTAACTTAAGTACCAAGTTATGGATAGCAACCTTGTGGGATATTATTGGGACAATAAAGTGGTATGGGTTTGGCATCCTCATTATTTATGTTGTAACGTTGTCCATTTTTCCGGGATATATCACGGAGGATGTACACTCTCAGATTCTCGACGACTGGTATCCAATCCTGCTGATTACAGGCTACAATGTTTTCGATTTGGTGGGCAAGTCCCTGACTGCCCTCTATGCTATCGGCAAAGCAAAGGTTGCCATTGCTGCCTGTTTTGCTAGACTGTTGTTTCTGCCCCTTTTCTACGGCTGTTTGCACGGCCCCGAGTTCTTTAGGACTGAAATTCCAGTTACCATACTGACCTGTCTGTTGGGACTTACAAATGGATACCTTACCAGTGTGTTATTCATCCTGGCTCCCAAAACTGTCCAGTTGCAACATGCGGAGACAGCAGGGATTGTGGTTGTGCTATTCTTGGTGATTGGTCTGGCAGCAGGGTCTGTGTTATCTTGGTTCTGGGTCATTTAG
- the LOC116005370 gene encoding senescence-induced receptor-like serine/threonine-protein kinase → MMNSSESVAADKGSEARRAIGYSRGLWILIGGLVGIIIVILVALWIFYQKRAERKPQKTGTVTISMHSFSEEPSSLNISLKEIYSATNNLSASHFIGQGIAGKVYKGVLSNGQHVAIKHIIKDGQMETFVREVTSLSHIRHPNLVALLGHYDGQNECFLVYELCHNGNLSEWLFDKNKVLSWTQRLEIAIDCARGLLYLHTFPEGCIVHRDIKPTNILISANFQGKLSDFGLSKVIDLGNSYASSEVRGTFGYVDPEYQKNRRVNSFGDVYSFGIVLLQLLSGQRVINIDANRPMPLNKMAKNLTKGKNIKEFADPKFGEEYPEGAFEVMFKLALSCTGLKQQRPSMDKVVTTLENALHFSTRDKSLDPYFLPL, encoded by the exons ATGATGAACTCCTCAGAATCTGTTGCTGCAGATAAAGGAAGCGAGGCCAGACGGGCAATTGGCTATAGCAGAG GTCTTTGGATTCTTATTGGTGGCTTAGTGGGGATTATAATTGTGATATTAGTGGCATTGTGGATCTTTTATCAGAAAAGGGCTGAAAGGAAACCTCAAAAAACTGGAACAG TGACAATATCGATGCATTCATTCTCTGAAGAACCCAGCTCCTTGAACATTTCACTGAAAGAAATCTATTCTGCAACTAACAATCTCAGTGCTTCACACTTCATTGGCCAAGGAATAGCTG GGAAGGTGTACAAAGGGGTACTGTCAAATGGGCAGCATGTCGCAATCAAGCACATAATTAAGGATGGACAAATGGAAACATTCGTTAGGGAAGTCACAAGCCTTTCACATATCAGACATCCAAACCTTGTAGCCCTGCTAGGTCACTATGATGGACAAAATGAGTGCTTTCTTGTCTATGAGCTGTGCCACAATGGGAACCTTTCAGAATGGCTTTTTG ATAAAAATAAGGTTCTGTCTTGGACCCAAAGGCTTGAAATTGCAATAGATTGTGCTAGGGGCCTGTTGTATCTCCATACATTTCCTGAAGGATGCATCGTTCATCGCGATATCAAG CCAACAAATATTCTTATTTCTGCCAACTTCCAAGGTAAATTATCAGACTTTGGGCTATCTAAGGTTATTGACCTGGGAAACTCCTATGCAAGCTCAGAAGTGAGAGGGACATTTGGTTACGTTGATCCCGAGTATCAAAAGAATCGCCGAGTCAATTCGTTTGGAGATGTGTATAGTTTCGGGATAGTTCTGCTGCAGCTCTTGTCCGGTCAGAGGGTTATCAACATAGATGCGAATCGCCCGATGCCTCTAAACAAAATG GCAAAAAATCTGACAAAGGGTAAGAACATCAAGGAATTTGCAGATCCCAAATTTGGTGAAGAATACCCTGAAGGGGCTTTTGAAGTTATGTTTAAGCTAGCTTTGTCATGCACTGGGCTTAAACAGCAAAGACCCTCCATGGACAAGGTGGTCACTACACTAGAAAACGCCCTACATTTTTCGACTAGAGATAAGTCTCTTGATCCTTACTTCCTGCCATTGTAG